In Pseudomonas putida, a genomic segment contains:
- a CDS encoding RidA family protein: MLDITRIETNQRMSRVVQCNGFTFLGGQTATDRSLDIKGQTAQVLEKIDNYLAKAGLDKTRILTAQVWLSDIAANFAGMNEVWDAWAPEGHAPARATVESRLASPDLLVEITVVAAG; encoded by the coding sequence ATGCTCGACATTACCCGTATCGAAACCAATCAGCGCATGAGCCGCGTGGTGCAGTGCAACGGCTTCACCTTCCTTGGCGGCCAGACCGCCACCGACCGCAGCCTGGACATCAAGGGCCAGACTGCGCAGGTGCTGGAAAAGATCGACAACTACCTGGCCAAGGCCGGCCTGGACAAGACCCGCATTCTTACCGCCCAGGTCTGGCTGTCGGACATCGCGGCCAATTTCGCCGGCATGAACGAGGTCTGGGATGCCTGGGCGCCGGAGGGGCATGCGCCAGCGCGGGCGACGGTCGAGTCGCGCCTGGCATCCCCCGATCTGCTGGTGGAGATCACCGTGGTCGCGGCGGGTTGA
- a CDS encoding ABC transporter permease, with amino-acid sequence MARYDAEHVGAAPWMLSGPALLVFVALLLVPLLLTGLLSLNLFSEAGEVLPSYSLGNYLEVFKDEYFHEIFLRTGAMALAVTALCVLTGVPETIIIARMAPRWRSLFLLVVLGPLLISVVVRTLGWAILLGNNGLINDALQALGITEQPVRMMFTQVGVIIALTHVLVPFMVIAVWATLQRLDLQVEWAGLSLGASRVTVFRRIILPQIMPGILSGSIIVFALAASAFATPAIIGGRRLKVVATAAYDEFLGTLNWPLGAAIAMLLLVANLVIILGCSKLAERRFKQVFE; translated from the coding sequence ATGGCCAGGTATGATGCCGAGCACGTCGGCGCCGCGCCGTGGATGCTCAGCGGCCCGGCGCTGCTGGTGTTCGTCGCGCTGCTGCTGGTACCGCTGCTGTTGACCGGGTTGCTTTCGCTCAACCTGTTCAGCGAGGCCGGCGAGGTCTTGCCCAGCTACAGCCTCGGCAACTACCTGGAGGTGTTCAAGGACGAGTACTTCCACGAGATCTTCCTGCGCACCGGCGCCATGGCGCTGGCGGTCACGGCCCTGTGCGTGCTGACCGGCGTGCCGGAGACCATCATCATCGCGCGCATGGCGCCGCGCTGGCGATCGTTGTTCCTGCTGGTGGTGCTGGGGCCGCTGCTGATCTCGGTGGTGGTGCGGACCCTGGGTTGGGCGATCCTGCTGGGCAACAACGGCCTGATCAACGACGCCTTGCAGGCCCTGGGCATCACCGAGCAACCGGTGCGGATGATGTTCACCCAGGTGGGCGTGATCATTGCGCTGACCCACGTGCTGGTGCCGTTCATGGTCATTGCCGTGTGGGCCACCTTGCAGCGCCTCGACCTGCAGGTCGAATGGGCCGGCCTGTCGCTCGGGGCATCGCGCGTGACCGTGTTCCGCCGCATCATCCTGCCGCAGATCATGCCCGGCATCCTGTCCGGCTCGATCATCGTCTTCGCCCTGGCTGCCTCGGCCTTCGCCACCCCCGCGATCATCGGCGGGCGGCGCCTGAAAGTGGTGGCGACAGCGGCCTACGACGAGTTCCTCGGGACACTCAACTGGCCCCTTGGCGCCGCCATCGCGATGCTTCTGCTGGTGGCCAACCTGGTCATCATCCTCGGTTGCAGCAAGCTGGCCGAGCGCCGCTTCAAGCAAGTCTTCGAGTAA
- a CDS encoding NAD(P)/FAD-dependent oxidoreductase — MIESTSRQADVLVIGGGIHGLSTALHLARAGVKVTLLEAEYCGRHASGVNAGGVRTLGRHIPEIPLSLSSSALWHELPALLGDDASFVPSGQLKVAENLDELQACRQRVLQLQALGFHHEQLLDQQQVRERLPAMARHVTGGIWVEGDGYAQPFKAVTAFRLAAQNVGVHIHEGTPAQGIEQVGNQWQVSTPAGRFCAEHLVVTAGAWAADLATQVGEAVPLHPEGLMLMVTHRVAPFCQPVLGATGRALSFKQFANGTLVIGGKLIGSLDFPARHGEVDMARLGTSARTVTDLFPHLRHLAVNRVWAGVEAFTADDLPVIGSSRKASNLSYSFGFCGSGFQMGPGTGKRLAQLILGEHSDIDLEAFAIDRFTRATPAPIIQPAPSIVQH; from the coding sequence GTGATTGAATCGACATCGCGCCAAGCCGACGTCCTGGTGATAGGCGGTGGCATCCATGGCCTGAGCACGGCGCTGCACCTGGCTCGGGCCGGGGTCAAGGTGACCCTGCTCGAGGCCGAGTACTGCGGGCGGCATGCCTCCGGAGTGAATGCCGGTGGTGTGCGGACGCTGGGCCGGCATATACCCGAGATCCCGTTGTCGTTGTCGTCGAGTGCGCTGTGGCATGAGTTGCCGGCGCTGTTGGGGGACGACGCCAGCTTCGTGCCCAGCGGGCAGCTCAAGGTGGCCGAGAACCTGGACGAACTGCAGGCGTGCCGGCAGCGGGTATTGCAGTTGCAAGCCCTGGGCTTTCACCACGAACAATTGCTCGACCAGCAGCAGGTGCGCGAACGGCTGCCGGCCATGGCCCGGCATGTGACCGGCGGTATCTGGGTCGAGGGCGACGGCTACGCGCAACCCTTCAAGGCCGTCACGGCATTTCGCCTGGCTGCGCAGAACGTGGGGGTCCACATCCATGAAGGCACGCCTGCACAAGGTATCGAGCAGGTCGGCAACCAGTGGCAGGTCAGCACCCCGGCAGGGCGCTTCTGCGCCGAACACCTGGTGGTCACGGCAGGTGCCTGGGCAGCGGACCTGGCAACCCAGGTGGGCGAAGCGGTGCCGCTGCACCCCGAGGGCCTGATGCTGATGGTCACCCACCGTGTCGCGCCGTTTTGCCAGCCCGTGCTGGGCGCCACTGGCCGGGCGCTGTCGTTCAAGCAGTTCGCCAATGGCACCCTGGTGATTGGCGGCAAGCTAATCGGCTCGCTGGACTTTCCCGCCCGCCACGGCGAAGTCGACATGGCCCGGTTGGGTACCAGCGCGCGCACCGTCACCGACCTGTTCCCGCATTTGCGCCACCTGGCCGTCAACCGCGTCTGGGCAGGCGTGGAAGCGTTCACCGCCGACGACCTGCCGGTGATCGGCAGCAGTCGCAAGGCGAGCAACCTGAGCTATTCCTTCGGCTTTTGCGGCAGTGGCTTCCAGATGGGCCCTGGCACCGGCAAACGCCTGGCCCAGCTCATCCTGGGCGAGCACTCCGACATAGACCTTGAGGCGTTCGCCATCGACCGATTCACCAGGGCCACGCCGGCCCCGATCATTCAACCCGCTCCATCCATCGTGCAACATTGA
- a CDS encoding FAD-dependent oxidoreductase, giving the protein MAQALAASRVCVEQGAAVWQVTREHQVSYLQGGSMRTLQARAVVLATGAMERPFPISGWTLPGVMTAGAAQILLKSAGLAPSEPVVLAGCGPLLYLLGWQYLRAGVQIKALVDTTRAEDYWRARRHLFAALRAWPYLRKGLDLMRSLRSAGIAHYKGAEHLAIVGEEAAQALTFTAAGQARRIDTRCVLLHQGVVPNIQFSQSLRAGHAWDGEQLCFRPVTDGWGELDVPGVYVAGDGAGIGGAQAAALQGQLTALGIAARLGKLEEAERDRHAQPLRDQLDANLRIRPFLDALYQPKPANRIPADDVLVCRCEEITAGQLRGFVGLGCTGPNQAKSFGRCGMGPCQGRLCGLTVTEVIADARGVSAAEVGYYRIRPPIKPITLGELAGD; this is encoded by the coding sequence TTGGCGCAGGCACTGGCGGCTTCGCGGGTGTGCGTCGAGCAGGGCGCGGCGGTATGGCAGGTGACCCGTGAGCACCAGGTCAGCTACCTGCAGGGCGGCAGCATGCGGACCCTGCAAGCCAGGGCGGTGGTACTGGCGACCGGTGCCATGGAAAGGCCGTTCCCGATCAGTGGTTGGACACTGCCGGGGGTGATGACCGCAGGCGCTGCGCAGATCCTCCTGAAAAGCGCGGGGCTGGCGCCAAGCGAGCCGGTGGTGCTGGCGGGCTGCGGACCACTGCTGTACCTGCTGGGCTGGCAGTACCTGCGCGCCGGGGTGCAGATCAAGGCACTGGTCGACACCACCCGCGCCGAGGACTACTGGCGGGCGCGCCGTCACCTGTTCGCCGCGTTGCGTGCCTGGCCCTACCTGCGCAAGGGCCTGGATTTGATGCGCAGCCTACGCAGTGCAGGCATCGCCCATTACAAAGGCGCCGAGCACCTGGCAATCGTGGGCGAGGAGGCGGCGCAAGCCCTGACGTTCACGGCGGCCGGCCAGGCGCGGCGCATCGATACGCGCTGCGTGCTGCTGCATCAGGGCGTGGTGCCGAACATCCAGTTCAGCCAGTCGCTGCGGGCAGGGCATGCCTGGGACGGCGAGCAGTTGTGTTTCCGCCCGGTCACCGACGGTTGGGGCGAACTCGATGTACCGGGTGTCTACGTCGCGGGCGATGGTGCTGGTATCGGTGGTGCCCAGGCGGCGGCGCTGCAGGGGCAACTCACGGCATTGGGCATCGCTGCCCGACTGGGCAAGCTCGAGGAGGCCGAACGAGACCGCCACGCCCAGCCGCTGCGCGACCAGTTGGACGCCAACCTGCGCATCCGGCCGTTTCTCGATGCGCTCTACCAGCCCAAGCCCGCCAACCGTATCCCCGCCGACGACGTGCTGGTGTGCCGCTGCGAGGAAATCACGGCCGGCCAGTTGCGAGGGTTCGTCGGCCTTGGTTGCACAGGGCCGAACCAGGCCAAGTCGTTCGGGCGCTGTGGCATGGGCCCGTGCCAGGGGCGCCTGTGCGGGCTGACGGTGACGGAAGTCATCGCCGATGCCCGCGGCGTTTCGGCGGCCGAGGTCGGCTACTACCGTATCCGTCCGCCCATCAAACCCATCACCTTGGGGGAGCTGGCCGGTGATTGA
- a CDS encoding CerR family C-terminal domain-containing protein translates to MARHKPTAEGGYQRGEETRARIVDSALRLFGERGFEGASTREIATDAGVNAPALQYYFDNKEGVYLACVEHLIDRIWEQLAAPVEQVEQVLAEPQCSDEQLIEVYLTLIGGFIAFIHDSPSARDWRLFMAREQAGLGPPGTPQLMDERLHRRIGRVTSTVVGRLTGLPADDERTLIRTFAINSQGMVFRVLRRQVLGVLGWDSIDRQRMETVREVLLGQTRLTLQALVQERLAGRL, encoded by the coding sequence ATGGCTCGACACAAACCCACTGCCGAAGGCGGCTATCAACGTGGCGAAGAAACCCGCGCGCGCATCGTCGACAGCGCTTTGCGGCTGTTTGGCGAGCGCGGCTTCGAAGGCGCCTCGACCCGAGAAATCGCTACCGATGCCGGCGTCAACGCACCTGCCCTGCAGTACTACTTCGACAACAAGGAAGGCGTTTACCTGGCCTGCGTCGAGCACCTCATCGACCGCATCTGGGAACAACTGGCCGCGCCGGTCGAACAAGTCGAACAGGTACTGGCCGAGCCGCAGTGCAGCGACGAACAGTTGATCGAGGTCTACCTGACGCTGATCGGCGGCTTCATCGCCTTCATTCACGACAGCCCGTCGGCCCGCGACTGGCGCCTGTTCATGGCCCGCGAACAGGCCGGCCTCGGCCCACCGGGCACCCCGCAACTGATGGACGAACGCCTGCACCGGCGCATCGGCCGCGTCACCAGCACCGTGGTCGGACGCCTCACCGGGCTGCCTGCCGACGATGAGCGCACCCTCATCCGCACCTTCGCGATCAACAGCCAGGGCATGGTGTTCCGGGTGCTGCGGCGCCAAGTGCTGGGAGTGCTGGGCTGGGACAGCATCGATCGCCAGCGCATGGAGACGGTGCGCGAAGTGCTGCTCGGGCAGACGCGCCTGACCCTGCAGGCCCTGGTACAGGAACGCCTGGCCGGACGACTCTGA
- a CDS encoding ABC transporter permease — protein MHKNGFFSLLFHIAFVTFIAAPLVVVMAMAFTDKGYLSLPTDGLSLRWFRTLLENQEMLDAFYLSLKLGLVSATLATLLAIPAALAISRYAFPGRGAITGFLLSPLMIPSVVLGIAFLRFFSVAQIGGSLWTLALTHVIVVLPYALRLTLASTIGLERDIEHAALSLGARRWTAFYRVVLPRIRTGVMGGWMLAFIQSFDELTMTVFVATPGTTTLPVAMYNQISQTIDPLITAVSAVLIVGTVLLMLVLDRLVGLDRVLIGEGK, from the coding sequence ATGCACAAGAACGGATTTTTCTCGCTGCTGTTCCACATCGCCTTCGTCACCTTCATCGCCGCCCCGCTGGTGGTGGTGATGGCCATGGCATTCACCGACAAGGGCTACCTGTCACTGCCGACCGATGGCTTGTCGTTGCGCTGGTTCCGCACGCTGCTGGAGAACCAGGAAATGCTCGACGCATTCTACCTGTCGCTCAAGCTCGGGCTGGTCTCGGCCACGCTGGCCACGCTGCTGGCGATACCTGCGGCGCTGGCGATCAGTCGCTATGCGTTTCCGGGGCGGGGCGCCATTACCGGGTTCCTGTTGTCACCGCTGATGATTCCGTCCGTGGTGCTGGGCATCGCGTTCCTGCGCTTCTTTTCGGTGGCGCAGATCGGCGGGTCGTTGTGGACGCTGGCCCTGACCCACGTGATCGTCGTGCTGCCTTATGCGCTGCGCCTGACCCTGGCATCGACCATCGGCCTCGAGCGCGACATCGAGCACGCCGCGCTGTCGCTCGGCGCACGCCGCTGGACGGCGTTCTACCGGGTGGTGCTGCCGCGCATCCGCACCGGCGTGATGGGCGGCTGGATGCTGGCGTTCATCCAGAGCTTCGACGAACTGACCATGACCGTTTTCGTTGCCACCCCCGGCACCACCACACTGCCGGTGGCCATGTACAACCAGATTTCCCAGACCATCGACCCGTTGATCACCGCCGTGTCGGCAGTGCTGATCGTCGGCACTGTTCTGCTGATGCTGGTCCTGGACCGGCTGGTCGGGCTCGACCGGGTGCTGATCGGAGAAGGCAAATGA
- a CDS encoding integrase core domain-containing protein, translating to MPWRELKPMDMKTLFIADYLQGPPSFSALCEAYEISRKTGYKWVERYEKEGPAGLEERNRRRLTQDWVVPVAVREAIIELRGQGQTEPGPKKIQAALQARFPDQAPPSKTTIYNILKKAELIKPRRLRQRVAVYPKPLEKAESPNQLFTADYKGQFLTGAGVWCYPLTIMDHASRFLLACHSMANTNFLETQAVFAEVFRENGLPERIRTDNGVPFASKGRAGLSQLSIWWLRLGIIPERIAPGRPEQNGRHERMHRTLKSTLPSPPAVAWEAQQRHFDRFRQHYNYERLHEALKQKTPASCYQPSPRPFPEQLPEMTYPSHIESLQADCSGIVNRRGLRIYVGYVLKHQTIGLERVGDGVWDVIFGPIILGRVDEREADDGYVRLQVLSPM from the coding sequence ATGCCTTGGCGAGAGCTGAAACCTATGGACATGAAAACGCTTTTCATCGCGGATTACCTGCAGGGTCCGCCTAGCTTCAGCGCCCTCTGCGAGGCCTACGAGATCAGTCGAAAGACCGGATACAAATGGGTCGAGCGGTACGAGAAAGAGGGCCCGGCGGGCCTGGAGGAGCGCAATCGTCGCCGGCTGACACAAGACTGGGTTGTACCCGTCGCCGTTCGCGAGGCCATCATCGAGCTGCGTGGTCAAGGCCAGACGGAGCCTGGACCCAAGAAGATCCAGGCAGCATTGCAGGCGCGTTTTCCCGACCAGGCGCCTCCCTCCAAGACCACGATCTACAACATCCTCAAGAAGGCCGAGCTGATCAAACCGCGACGCCTGCGTCAGCGTGTAGCGGTCTATCCCAAGCCATTGGAGAAAGCGGAGTCGCCCAATCAGCTATTCACTGCGGACTACAAAGGCCAGTTTCTGACAGGAGCAGGGGTCTGGTGCTATCCGTTGACGATCATGGATCACGCCAGTCGCTTCTTGCTTGCGTGCCACAGCATGGCCAACACGAACTTCCTGGAGACACAGGCTGTGTTCGCTGAGGTCTTTCGCGAAAACGGGCTACCTGAACGTATCCGAACCGATAACGGCGTGCCGTTTGCGAGTAAAGGACGCGCAGGCCTCTCCCAGCTGTCCATTTGGTGGCTGCGCCTGGGCATTATTCCTGAACGTATTGCGCCTGGCAGGCCGGAGCAAAATGGTCGGCACGAGCGTATGCACCGGACACTCAAAAGTACGCTTCCATCCCCGCCTGCAGTGGCTTGGGAGGCTCAACAGCGGCACTTCGACCGCTTTCGGCAACACTACAATTACGAGCGATTGCACGAAGCGCTGAAGCAGAAAACGCCGGCGTCCTGTTATCAGCCTTCGCCACGCCCGTTTCCGGAGCAACTACCCGAAATGACTTACCCCAGTCATATCGAGAGCCTGCAAGCTGATTGTAGTGGCATCGTCAACCGCCGGGGTTTGAGGATCTATGTAGGTTATGTGCTCAAGCACCAGACCATTGGGCTGGAGCGGGTCGGGGATGGGGTGTGGGATGTTATTTTCGGCCCAATCATTCTCGGCAGGGTCGATGAGCGAGAAGCCGATGATGGTTATGTAAGACTTCAGGTGTTGTCACCTATGTGA
- a CDS encoding FAD-dependent oxidoreductase: MNPRNVDVVVIGAGPAGMAAATRMADLGMQVVLLDEQGSAGGQIYRGITLAPLSRRDLLAPTMPRATLWRRHWRLRGCASSRARRYGR, translated from the coding sequence ATGAACCCTCGGAACGTCGATGTCGTGGTGATCGGAGCCGGCCCAGCCGGCATGGCGGCGGCTACCCGCATGGCCGACCTGGGCATGCAAGTGGTGTTGCTGGACGAGCAGGGCAGCGCGGGCGGGCAGATCTATCGCGGTATCACCCTGGCGCCGTTGTCGCGGCGCGATCTGCTGGCCCCGACTATGCCCAGGGCAACGCTTTGGCGCAGGCACTGGCGGCTTCGCGGGTGTGCGTCGAGCAGGGCGCGGCGGTATGGCAGGTGA
- a CDS encoding (2Fe-2S)-binding protein encodes MLTDPLFKPVISEAGTPRSVSLSFNDQPLSVPAGMSVAAAMLMAGVRRFRATPVSESPRAAYCMMGVCFECLVEIDGVPNRQSCLIEVQEGMRIRSQEGARDLIYQPASVPAVEVQP; translated from the coding sequence ATGCTCACTGATCCACTGTTCAAACCCGTCATCAGCGAAGCCGGCACGCCGCGTTCGGTGAGCCTGAGCTTCAATGACCAACCCTTGAGCGTTCCCGCAGGCATGAGCGTGGCCGCCGCGATGCTGATGGCCGGGGTCCGGCGGTTTCGTGCCACGCCCGTCAGCGAATCGCCACGCGCTGCGTATTGCATGATGGGCGTGTGCTTCGAGTGCCTGGTGGAAATCGATGGCGTGCCCAATCGCCAGAGTTGCTTGATCGAAGTGCAGGAGGGCATGCGCATCCGCTCGCAAGAAGGTGCCCGCGACCTGATCTATCAACCGGCAAGCGTGCCGGCCGTGGAGGTGCAGCCATGA
- a CDS encoding ABC transporter ATP-binding protein, translated as MLDEPMSNLDAKLREEMHIELRAIQRDLGITTILVTHDQVEAMTMSDRIAVMQRGRIVQIDTPFEAYERPHSPFASAFLGKTNAFAGAVQTRNARCCHVQVKDTLLHVPHEDRSLGDEVNVYIRPEKIRLTEAGKGRMNGRIRLRVFLGNLWLIAVESHFGVVHMTQPNLGAPPPEEHSEVGLDWSDDDLRLLDREVAHGQV; from the coding sequence TTGCTCGACGAACCGATGTCCAACCTCGATGCCAAGCTGCGCGAGGAGATGCACATCGAACTGCGGGCGATTCAGCGCGACCTGGGCATCACCACGATCCTGGTCACTCACGACCAGGTCGAGGCGATGACCATGAGCGACCGCATCGCCGTGATGCAGAGGGGCCGGATCGTGCAGATCGACACGCCTTTCGAGGCCTACGAACGCCCGCATTCGCCCTTCGCCTCGGCATTTCTGGGCAAGACCAACGCTTTCGCTGGCGCCGTGCAAACGCGCAATGCGCGCTGCTGCCATGTGCAGGTCAAGGACACGCTGCTGCACGTGCCCCACGAGGACCGCTCGCTGGGCGATGAGGTGAACGTCTACATCCGCCCGGAGAAGATCCGCCTGACCGAGGCGGGCAAGGGCCGCATGAACGGCCGGATCCGCTTGCGCGTGTTCCTCGGCAACCTGTGGCTGATCGCCGTGGAAAGCCACTTCGGCGTGGTCCACATGACCCAGCCCAACCTCGGCGCGCCACCGCCCGAGGAGCACAGCGAGGTCGGCCTGGACTGGTCCGACGACGATCTGCGGCTGCTGGACCGGGAGGTCGCCCATGGCCAGGTATGA
- a CDS encoding NAD(P)/FAD-dependent oxidoreductase, with product MNQDLQQQDVIVIGGGLVGMAVAYGLACRGAAVRVLDQGDDAFRASRGNFGLVWVQGKGHDLPEYARWTRSSATRWPAFAQSLLADSGVDVHLRQPGGFHMCFSDEELLERQARLQTLQRTVGDYPFQMLDAAELKARLPLIGPAVVGASYTPQDGHVNPLKLLRALHTAAQAKGVVVRSGVQVERIDSAPGEFRVVSRQGRFVAPRVVLAAGLGNAILARHVGLHAPVAPNRGQVLISERLQPFLDYPTINVRQTDEGTVQLGDSMEEVGFDDSTSSEVLAAIARRGIATFPLLRDVRLVRAWGALRVLSPDGYPIYQQSASHPGAFVVTCHSGVTLAAAHALRIAPWIMGATRPEELQAFAGERFLEDKVFSHAH from the coding sequence ATGAACCAGGATCTGCAGCAGCAGGATGTGATCGTGATCGGCGGTGGCCTGGTGGGCATGGCCGTGGCCTATGGCCTGGCTTGCCGTGGCGCTGCGGTGCGGGTGCTGGACCAGGGCGATGATGCGTTTCGCGCATCGCGAGGCAACTTCGGCCTGGTCTGGGTCCAGGGCAAGGGCCATGACCTGCCCGAATACGCGCGCTGGACCCGCTCTTCGGCAACGCGCTGGCCAGCCTTCGCCCAGTCCCTGCTGGCCGACAGCGGTGTCGACGTGCACCTGCGTCAGCCCGGCGGCTTTCATATGTGTTTCAGCGACGAAGAGCTGCTGGAACGCCAGGCACGCTTGCAAACCCTGCAGCGAACCGTGGGCGACTACCCGTTCCAGATGCTCGATGCAGCTGAGCTCAAGGCCCGCTTGCCGTTGATTGGGCCAGCCGTGGTGGGCGCCAGCTACACGCCCCAGGACGGCCACGTGAATCCGCTGAAACTTCTGCGTGCCTTGCACACCGCGGCACAGGCCAAGGGTGTGGTGGTGCGCAGCGGGGTTCAGGTCGAGCGGATCGACAGTGCGCCTGGCGAGTTTCGCGTGGTCAGCCGCCAGGGACGCTTCGTCGCACCTCGCGTGGTGCTCGCGGCGGGGCTGGGCAATGCCATCCTGGCCCGGCACGTGGGCTTGCATGCCCCGGTGGCGCCGAACCGCGGCCAGGTGCTGATCAGCGAGCGGCTGCAGCCATTTCTCGATTACCCGACCATCAATGTCCGCCAGACCGACGAAGGCACCGTGCAGCTGGGCGACTCCATGGAGGAGGTTGGCTTCGACGACAGCACCAGCAGCGAGGTGCTCGCGGCGATCGCCCGACGCGGCATCGCGACCTTTCCGTTGCTGCGCGATGTGCGCCTGGTCCGGGCCTGGGGGGCATTGCGCGTGCTGAGCCCGGATGGTTATCCGATCTACCAGCAGTCGGCAAGCCACCCAGGCGCGTTCGTGGTCACCTGCCACAGCGGTGTGACCCTGGCCGCCGCCCATGCCTTGCGCATCGCGCCGTGGATCATGGGCGCGACCAGACCCGAAGAACTGCAGGCGTTCGCAGGCGAGCGCTTCCTCGAAGACAAGGTGTTTTCCCATGCTCACTGA
- a CDS encoding HlyD family secretion protein — MSSERPLGQQDHLQPAKAPDLPGEKRRSPKTVLLGLGALAALAALAWAGHWYWVGRFIETTDDAYLQADSMTVAPKVGGYIAEVLVADNQQVAAGQALARLDYGNYQAAADQSTATVKARQADVARAEAELALQDASIAQAQAEVAGAEADLRHARGQVQRYAPLARSGAETEERLATLNNELARDSAMLTAKQAALRAAQVRVGTLKAQLQQAQAQLAVSQASARQSDLDLQDTVLTSPIAGRVADRSVRVGQFAQPGTRLMTIVPVQSLYLTANFKETQIGAMRPGRPSACMSTPCRARH; from the coding sequence ATGTCTTCCGAACGCCCCCTTGGTCAGCAAGACCATCTGCAACCTGCAAAGGCCCCTGACCTACCAGGCGAAAAACGCCGCAGCCCGAAAACCGTACTGCTCGGCCTGGGGGCGCTCGCCGCTCTGGCCGCGCTGGCGTGGGCCGGGCACTGGTACTGGGTGGGGCGCTTCATCGAAACCACCGACGATGCCTACCTGCAGGCCGACAGCATGACCGTCGCGCCCAAGGTCGGCGGCTACATCGCCGAGGTGCTGGTGGCCGATAACCAGCAGGTCGCCGCCGGCCAGGCGCTTGCCCGGCTGGACTATGGTAACTACCAGGCCGCAGCGGACCAATCGACCGCCACGGTCAAGGCGCGCCAGGCCGATGTCGCCCGCGCCGAAGCCGAACTCGCCCTGCAGGACGCCAGCATCGCCCAGGCCCAGGCGGAAGTGGCCGGGGCCGAGGCCGACCTGCGCCATGCCCGCGGCCAGGTCCAGCGTTACGCGCCGCTGGCCCGCTCTGGCGCCGAAACCGAAGAGCGCCTGGCCACCTTGAACAACGAACTGGCCCGCGACAGCGCCATGCTCACCGCCAAGCAGGCCGCGCTGCGCGCCGCGCAGGTGCGTGTCGGTACGCTCAAGGCGCAGTTGCAGCAGGCCCAGGCGCAACTGGCGGTGTCCCAGGCCAGCGCCCGCCAGTCGGACCTGGACCTGCAGGATACCGTGCTGACCAGCCCGATCGCCGGTCGCGTCGCCGATCGCAGCGTGCGGGTCGGCCAGTTCGCCCAGCCCGGCACTCGCTTGATGACCATCGTCCCGGTGCAGTCGCTGTACCTCACAGCCAACTTCAAGGAAACCCAGATTGGCGCCATGCGCCCGGGCAGACCGTCAGCGTGCATGTCGACGCCTTGCCGGGCCAGGCACTGA